A section of the Alphaproteobacteria bacterium genome encodes:
- a CDS encoding TIGR00730 family Rossman fold protein has protein sequence MIKKVCVFCGAHKGKNPKHVKTAYEMGRRLAEAEKTLVYGAGGVGLMGAVENGIIHHGGKAEGHTTEVITHLEKPIDSPLVKNYVHKDLSLRKRKMMEVSDAFIALPGGVGTIDEITDVLTALQVDEMTGKCLILVGKEFWGPLYKVLRSGWRDGFIARDDFDKFVIVNTPRQAINYLRKYDKLGIKKSFI, from the coding sequence ATGATAAAAAAAGTTTGTGTATTTTGTGGGGCTCACAAAGGGAAAAATCCTAAACACGTAAAAACAGCATACGAAATGGGAAGAAGATTGGCAGAAGCAGAAAAAACACTAGTATATGGCGCCGGTGGAGTAGGTCTTATGGGAGCTGTTGAAAACGGAATTATTCACCACGGTGGAAAAGCTGAAGGACATACAACAGAAGTTATTACCCACCTAGAAAAACCAATAGACAGTCCATTAGTTAAAAACTATGTTCACAAAGATCTCTCTCTAAGAAAAAGAAAAATGATGGAAGTTTCTGATGCCTTCATAGCACTTCCTGGCGGAGTTGGAACTATAGATGAAATAACAGATGTTTTAACTGCCTTACAAGTAGACGAAATGACAGGTAAATGTTTAATCCTAGTTGGAAAAGAATTCTGGGGACCTCTTTATAAAGTATTAAGAAGTGGTTGGAGAGATGGTTTTATCGCTAGAGATGACTTCGATAAATTCGTAATAGTAAATACTCCAAGACAAGCAATTAATTATCTAAGAAAATATGATAAGCTAGGAATTAAAAAATCTTTTATATAA